In Camelina sativa cultivar DH55 chromosome 17, Cs, whole genome shotgun sequence, the genomic stretch ccttccgaagtgatttgaATGCGGAGGAGCTTATCACCGTTTAATAGTTCCAAACTGAATTCAGAGagagttttgagaatttgtacTGTATTgcttgttttagaaaaaatgtTCGATCCTTACAAAAGActccccccttacatatttataccgaccaatttattacctaattaatgcataattaaaaGGGCAATATTTGCGTATCCTAATTAATCGtcttgaatgcgggaatctttgaccaagCCCGAACTGCGAGCTGACCAACGCAAAgcatctccgcgctctcttcctttctccgggcctgatgggccgatcagtaATACCCTCTTGGCCCATTAGACGTGCCCGGTCTAGGCCCTTtgcctattgcccgagatgacagatcgtgggtacaacagttgccccccaagtctccCGAGCTGAGCAGTTCGGGGGACTTTAGACCTTCAAGCGATCAATTTCGGGAAACTGAATATTCTCCATATCTCCACGATTTGATcgtggtgatgatgagatttACCTTCCCGAACAAGCCTTGAGGCCCACTAGGTGGCGTGTTagctataagagagagagaaagcggTGCGAGACCTTTCACTTCCCCAGGCAATCATTGCTCCCGGCTCCGTGTATAGAGGTAACCTCACCCGACTTCTCCCTTCCACTTTTAATTCtcagtttttctcttctttttgctctgcgatttctctcttctcctgttagtttcttttctttcgccGGAAAGTTCTTCAACTTCCCTCCTCTTCTCACACATATTACTCGAAAGATATGTCTCCCCCGAAATTATCATCGGGTAAAGCCACGAAACGTTTGATTCCGGGCGTTTATGGCCCTCACCAGCCATCAATTCTCTCGGCGGAGAATATAGCCGAGATTAGAGGGTCCACTGGGATTCCATCGGAGATCGAGATTAGGTTCCCGGAGGCTCACGAGTCCCCGGAGAGTCCTCCCCCAGGGTATTGCTGCGCGTTTGAGATATTCTTCTCTGCGTGCGGTCTGTCGTTTCCCCTCCCCGAACTCATCGTAAAGATGATGTTCAAACTGGGCTTCGCTATCCCCCAGATGTGCCCGAACGTCATCCGAACCATCATGTGTCTTCAAACTCTGGGGGAAGAGTTTGACTACAAACTATCCCTAGCCGACTTTCTTCAAGTGTACACGGTGAAGACAGGTCACACCAAGGGCATGCTCTACGTAAGTCCGCTTTCCGGACTGAAGGTCTTCGACGACCTTCCTGAGAAGGATGAGAAGTGGTGGAAGTCTTACGTTTTCTTCCCAGTCAACGAGCTCACTTTTGGCCACCTCGCAAGTTCACACATATCGAAGTGGACTTCGAAAATCGGTAGAATGGAGTTTCTTGCTAGGTCCAAGTTAAGTGTTGTTTTGACTTTCCGTCTCACCttttaattgtttctttttcagatcACTTCGAACGCGGATTGCTTTGCCCCACATTCGCGGAGTTCTTCTCGAGGTTCTGCAGCCAGGGACAGATCGCTTGGGATTCTTTCTCCTGCGAAAGGATTAGAGAGTCCACGGGAGGCTCGGAAAGTGTTCTCTCGTCTGTTCTGTCCCCTTGAGCGTTTCGGAAATGAATTACAGGGAAGAAAGGGCATGCCGAGCTGCCGAAAAAGAGGCAAAGAAACAGATGGCGGTGGCCCTTGCCGAAGGCAAAGCTCGCATTTCTAACAAGAATTCCTCCGGCTCCTCCGTTCCCGAGGTAAGCGGAACTTGCGCGCCCCCAACTGGCTCCTCCGAGCTCCATACGGAATCTACCGAGGCTCCGGCTGGCCCGTTGGTGCCTTCCGTGATCATCATCGCTGACTCTAGCGACGAGCCGCGGGAGGTCGCGGCCTCTCCCCCCGCTGACGAAGAAGGCCCCTGCTGAGGTCAGTTCTCAGCAAGCTGACTCATcgaaaaagagaaaggaaccCGAGACTTCCTCCTCTTCTCGTGAGAAAAGCCGAGCCCGGACTGGCTCATTAGGAGATGAGCGGAGTAAGTCCAGCTCGAGAGACAGGGGTCTTTCCTCGGAGAGGAGATCCAAGGAGGCCCCAGCTTCCAAAGAGTCCGGGGACTCCTCCGGAAGACTTCTCCTGAAGGATCAACGTCCTTCTACTCGAGGTAACGTTTTTCCGAGGTGCTATGAATTTGATGCTATcattgtttttgataatttgacaacTAAAACGGCTTCGTTTGAATCCTTCAGCTCCCCCTGTGTCCCCAGCTGATCTAATGAGGAGCTACGTCCGGCCCGGAGTTAGGATCCCGGCGTTCGCTGATATGTCCGAGGTTAACCGCGCGAACTTCTTTCGCTTCGCGGACAAAATCGGCGAGGTATACGTCcttcttgttttgatttgtttttttttgctcattttTGTCGCTTAACACGCTATCTTTCCCAGCTAATGATCGAGTTTAACTCCTCGGTGGCATCCTACGAGGATCAACTGTTCGCCTCCCCCTTGTCTTCCGAAGTAAATCTCCTTCAAGAAAGGATTGCTGACCTGGAAGCTCAGGTAAAGGAGTATGCCAGACTGGAGGCCGAGAATGCTGACACCATGGCGAAAGCCGAGCGAATCCGAGCTCGGATGAAGAAGGCTGAGGTAGAGGTGCTCGACCTCGGGGTTGCTAATGAAGACCTTCGAGACAAGCTGAAGAAGGCGGGGGACCTTTACTTCGAGGCGGCGGAGGACGCCAAGGCAGCAAAAAACAGATTGCACGAGATCGAACTCCGCAATCAGCTACTCGAAGCTGGCAACAGCTGCGAGATTGAGAGGGTGCGGAAGGAGGAGAGGCAGGCGATGAGGCAAACTCTCCGCCCCTTGGTTGAGGAGGTGAGGGTCACTTTCGAGGAGAGGGAGAAGCTAGCTCCGTTCCAGATCCGGGCCACCGAGATCAGGGCTAACCGGATGCTGGTCGAGGAGATCTCTAGGGGCGAGATCCAAGACATGGAGGCCAAGCTCGGACTCCTGAAAACTGACGAGGAGGAAGCCGACGAAAAGGTTTCAAAGATAACTCCCCGTGATCTCTACCTTGCTGCATTCTCAGACCTTTTGGCGGATGCGCTCGATCTCTTGTGCAGCGATCACCCGCTTAGCGTCACAATCGACGAGTCTGGCACTAACCTCGGGCAAATCTCGAATCAGGGGATGGACGATTATCT encodes the following:
- the LOC109129932 gene encoding uncharacterized protein At3g60930, chloroplastic-like, whose protein sequence is MSPPKLSSGKATKRLIPGVYGPHQPSILSAENIAEIRGSTGIPSEIEIRFPEAHESPESPPPGYCCAFEIFFSACGLSFPLPELIVKMMFKLGFAIPQMCPNVIRTIMCLQTLGEEFDYKLSLADFLQVYTVKTGHTKGMLYVSPLSGLKVFDDLPEKDEKWWKSYVFFPVNELTFGHLANHFERGLLCPTFAEFFSREERACRAAEKEAKKQMAVALAEGKARISNKNSSGSSVPERKEPETSSSSREKSRARTGSLGDERSKSSSRDRGLSSERRSKEAPASKESGDSSGRLLLKDQRPSTRAPPVSPADLMRSYVRPGVRIPAFADMSEVNRANFFRFADKIGELMIEFNSSVASYEDQLFASPLSSEVNLLQERIADLEAQVKEYARLEAENADTMAKAERIRARMKKAEVEVLDLGVANEDLRDKLKKAGDLYFEAAEDAKAAKNRLHEIELRNQLLEAGNSCEIERVRKEERQAMRQTLRPLVEEVRVTFEEREKLAPFQIRATEIRANRMLVEEISRGEIQDMEAKLGLLKTDEEEADEKVSKITPRDLYLAAFSDLLADALDLLCSDHPLSVTIDESGTNLGQISNQGMDDYLANTRSEGELAEMGLALSEAASEPALPNL